The region GTCACCTATCAGGGCTGCGCCGACGCGAGCTTCTGCTATCCCCCGGAAACGAAGGTCGTTCCGCTTACTGAAGTGAAAGCGGCTGCCTCCCCTCTCCCCTCAGGGGAGAGGGCCAGGGTGAGGGGTGAAGGTGAAGGTGAAGCCGCTTCAGACCTTCCGTTCTCAGCGCTATGGGCGTTACTGATTGGTATCGGCATCGCCTTTACGCCCTGCGTGCTGCCCATGTACCCGCTTATCTCTGGCATCGTGCTGGGCGGCAAGCAACGTCTTTCTACCGCCCGCGCGCTGTTGCTGGCCTTTATCTACGTGCAGGGCATGACGTTAACCTATACGGCACTCGGCCTCGTGGTGGCCGCTGCCGGGTTGCAGTTCCAGGCTGCCCTTCAGCACCCTTATGTGCTTATCGGGCTGTCAGCGGTGTTTATTCTGCTGGCGCTGTCGATGTTTGGCCTGTTCACCCTGCAACTGCCTTCATCCCTCCAAACCCGTCTGACGCTGATAAGCAACCGTCAGCAGGGTGGCTCTGCGGGCGGCGTGTTCGCCATGGGTGCCATCGCCGGGCTGATTTGCTCTCCCTGCACCACTGCGCCGCTGAGCGCCATCCTGTTATACATTGCCCAGAGCGGCAACCTGTGGCTCGGCGGCGGCACGCTGTACCTCTACGCGCTCGGCATGGGCCTGCCGCTAATCCTGGTGACGGTGTTTGGCAATCGTCTGCTGCCGAAGAGCGGCCCGTGGATGGAGACGGTAAAAACCGCGTTTGGGTTTGTCATTCTGGCGCTACCGGTATTTCTGCTGGAACGCATTGTGGGTGACGTATGGGGCATTCGCTTGTGGGCAATGCTCGGCGTGGCTTTCTTCGGCTGGGCATTTATCGTCAGCCTGGGGGCCAAAAAAGCGTGGATGCGTCTGGTGCAAATTCTCCTGCTCGCTGGCGCGCTGGTGAGCGCGCGTCCGCTTCAGGACTGGGCGTTCGGCTCGCCGGTAGCTCAGACCCAGGCGCATTTGAATTTCACGCAAATTAAAAACGTGGATGAACTCAACAGCGCGCTGGCTCAGGCAAAAGGCAAACCG is a window of Enterobacter hormaechei ATCC 49162 DNA encoding:
- a CDS encoding protein-disulfide reductase DsbD, whose protein sequence is MAQRFFTLILLLCSTSVFAGLFDAPGRSNFIPADQAFVFDFQQNQHDLSLTWQVKEGYYLYRKQVSITPAKANVGALQMPAGEWHEDEFYGKSEIYRQRLSVPVTVNHADKGATLTVTYQGCADASFCYPPETKVVPLTEVKAAASPLPSGERARVRGEGEGEAASDLPFSALWALLIGIGIAFTPCVLPMYPLISGIVLGGKQRLSTARALLLAFIYVQGMTLTYTALGLVVAAAGLQFQAALQHPYVLIGLSAVFILLALSMFGLFTLQLPSSLQTRLTLISNRQQGGSAGGVFAMGAIAGLICSPCTTAPLSAILLYIAQSGNLWLGGGTLYLYALGMGLPLILVTVFGNRLLPKSGPWMETVKTAFGFVILALPVFLLERIVGDVWGIRLWAMLGVAFFGWAFIVSLGAKKAWMRLVQILLLAGALVSARPLQDWAFGSPVAQTQAHLNFTQIKNVDELNSALAQAKGKPVMLDLYADWCVACKEFEKYTFSDPQVQRALSDTVLLQANVTANNAQDKALLKQLNVLGLPTILFFNEQGEEQPTQRVTGFMDATAFNAHLRNRQP